The following is a genomic window from Streptomyces chrestomyceticus JCM 4735.
CACCCGCGGGTTCCCCGTACGGCACCCCTTCCTCGACCACCCGGCCCCGCTCGCCTTCGCCCACCGGGGCGGCGCCGCGGACGGGCTGGAGAACACCGCCGCGGCCTTCCGGCGCGCGGTGGCGCTCGGCTACCGCTATCTGGAGACCGACGTGCACGCGACGTCGGACGGCCGGCTCGTGGCCTTCCACGACGCCACGCTGGACCGGGTCACCGACCGGGGCGGGGCGATCGGCCGGCTCCCCTGGCAGGCCGTCCGCCGGGCCCGGGTGGCGGGCCGGGAGCCGCTGCCGCTCTTCGAGGAGCTGCTGGAGGAGTTCCCGCAGGCCCGCTGGAACGTCGACATCAAGGCGGAGGCGGCGCTCCGGCCGCTGCTGGACCTGCTGCGGCGTACGGACGCCTGGGACCGGGTGTGCGTCGGCTCGTTCTCGGAGGCCCGCGTCGCGCGGGCCCAGCGGCTGGCCGGCCCGCGGCTGGCGACGTCGCTCGGGACGCGCGGCGTGCTGGGACTGCGGGTGCGCTCGTACGGACGGGGCGTACCCCTGGACCGGCTGCTGGGGGCGGCGGTCCGGCGCAACGCGGTGTGTGTGCAGGTGCCGGAGCGGCAGTCCGGCATCCGCGTGGTCGATCCGCTGCTGATCCGGGCCGCGCACGCGTGGCGTTTGCAGGTGCACGTGTGGACGGTGAATGATCCACGGCAGATGGCGGCCCTGCTGGACCTCGGCGTCGACGGGATCATGACCGACGACATCGGCGCCCTGCGGGAGGTGCTCACCGCCCGGGGGTGCTGGCACTCGGAGTGAGGCCCGCGTCCTCTCGGAAGCGGCGTCCGCACCGCCCTGACGAGCCGTTACCGGAGTGGGACGGTCGCGCCGAGGGGGACCCGGATTTAGGCGTGGGGGCTGCGGGCCGGTAGTGTACGCCTTTGGCTCACCAGGCGGACCGTTACTGCGCGCTGAACTGTGGAAAGCGCTGGGTGACATCTGCTGCCAGATGTGACAAACCGGGCATTGGTGGGTACAACAAGGGGCGGCACGAAGGAAGGCAGCGGCGCGCAGCGCCTCCATCAGGCGGTGGTGGGCGACGAGTGGGCACATCTCCCGGTGACGGGAATCTTCACCGCCGACCGGACGTTGACCGGATGACGACGACAGCGACACCTGTCCTGTGGGCGACAAGCCCGGGAGGCACGATTCATGAGTGAGCGAGCTCTTCGCGGCACGCGACTTGTGGTGACCAGCTACGAGACCGACCGCGGCATCGACCTGGCCCCGCGCCAGGCGGTGGAGTACGCATGCCAGAACGGACATCGCTTTGAGATGCCGTTCTCGGTAGAGGCCGAGATTCCATCCGAGTGGGAGTGCAAGGTTTGTGGTGCACAAGCCCTCCTGGTGGATGGCGATGGGCCTGAGGAAAAGAAGGGCAAGCCCGCACGTACGCACTGGGACATGCTCATGGAGCGGCGCACCCGCGAGGAGCTGGAGGAAGTGCTGGCCGAACGGCTGGCCGTCCTGCGCTCCGGCACCATGAACATTGCCGTGCATCCGCGCGACAACAACAACAATCGCAAGTCCGCCTGACGAACGGACGCGCGAACGGGCCGGGGCCACTGCACCACGCAGTGGCCCCGGCCCGTTTCCATGCCCGCCCCC
Proteins encoded in this region:
- a CDS encoding glycerophosphodiester phosphodiesterase family protein, with amino-acid sequence MRSQQLTTRGFPVRHPFLDHPAPLAFAHRGGAADGLENTAAAFRRAVALGYRYLETDVHATSDGRLVAFHDATLDRVTDRGGAIGRLPWQAVRRARVAGREPLPLFEELLEEFPQARWNVDIKAEAALRPLLDLLRRTDAWDRVCVGSFSEARVARAQRLAGPRLATSLGTRGVLGLRVRSYGRGVPLDRLLGAAVRRNAVCVQVPERQSGIRVVDPLLIRAAHAWRLQVHVWTVNDPRQMAALLDLGVDGIMTDDIGALREVLTARGCWHSE
- a CDS encoding RNA polymerase-binding protein RbpA yields the protein MSERALRGTRLVVTSYETDRGIDLAPRQAVEYACQNGHRFEMPFSVEAEIPSEWECKVCGAQALLVDGDGPEEKKGKPARTHWDMLMERRTREELEEVLAERLAVLRSGTMNIAVHPRDNNNNRKSA